The following nucleotide sequence is from Gymnodinialimonas phycosphaerae.
CGTCTACCGTTATTGCGGTCAGAAAGAGTCGGTCATCTTCTGTGACCAGATCATGACCATGGGTTTCCGCGAAGCGTTCAAGGCGGGCATTTCGTTCGGCAAGGACGACATGGTCATCCCCGACACCAAGTGGGATCTTGTTGGCGAAGCCCGCGATCAGGTGAAAGAGTTCGAGCAGCAGTACATGGACGGCCTGATTACCCAGGGCGAAAAGTACAACAAGGTCATCGATGCGTGGTCGAAGGTGAATGACAAGGTCACCGACGCCATGATGGGCACGATCTCGGCCTCCAAGCGCGACGAGAATGGCGCTGAGATGGAGCCTAACTCGGTCTACATGATGGCCCACTCCGGTGCGCGTGGCTCTGTCACGCAGATGAAGCAGTTGGGCGGCATGCGCGGCCTGATGGCCAAGCCGAACGGTGAAATCATCGAAACGCCGATCATCTCGAACTTCAAGGAAGGTCTGACCGTTCTTGAATACTTCAACTCTACCCACGGGGCCCGTAAGGGTCTGTCGGATACGGCGTTGAAGACGGCGAACTCGGGCTATCTGACGCGGCGCCTGGTGGACGTGGCGCAGGACTGCATCGTGCGTATGGACGATTGCGGTACTGAACTGACGATCAAGGCGGAAGCGGCCGTGAACGACGGTGAAGTCGTGGCGTCCCTGGCCGAGCGTATTCTGGGCCGGACCGCTGGCGAAGACGTGTTCATTCCGGGAACGGATGAGATCATCGTCGCCAAGGGTGAGTTGATCGACGAGCGGAAGGCCGATGCGGTGGAAGCCGCTGGTGTCACGACGATGCAGATGCGCTCGCCGCTGACCTGTGAAGCGGAAGAGGGTGTCTGCGCGACCTGCTATGGTCGTGACCTTGCACGCGGCACGAAGGTGAACACCGGCGAGGCCGTGGGCATCATCGCGGCGCAATCGATTGGTGAGCCTGGCACACAGCTGACGATGCGGACGTTCCACATCGGCGGCGTGGCCCAGGGTGGTCAGCAGTCGTTCCAGGAGGTCAACGTCGACGGTAAGGTCGAACTGCGCAACGCCAACCTGCTGAAGAACGCGGCTGGCGAGAACGTGGTCATGGGCCGCAACATGGTCCTGGCGATCATGGACGAGCAGGGTTCTGAGCGCGCGTCGTTCAAGCTTGGCTACGGTACCAACGTGCTTGTCGAAGATGGTGCGATGGTGACCCGTGGCGACCGTCTGTTCGAATGGGATCCCTACACCCTGCCGATCATCGCGGAAGCCGCCGGTACGGCGAAGTTCGTGGACCTGATCTCGGGCATCTCGATCCGGGATGAGACGGACGATGCGACCGGCATGACCCAGAAGATCGTCTCGGATTGGCGCACGGCCCCCAAGGGCAATGAGCTGAAGCCCGAGATCATCATCGTGGGTGAAGATGGCGAACCGATGCGCAACGACCAGGGAAACCCGGTCACGTACACGATGTCGGTGGATGCGATTTTGTCCATCGAAGAAGGTCAGTCGGTCAAAGCCGGTGATGTGATCGCGCGTATCCCCCGTGAAGGGGCGAAGACGAAGGACATTACCGGTGGTCTGCCGCGTGTGGCCGAACTTTTCGAGGCGCGTCGTCCCAAGGACCACGCCATCATCGCGGAAATCGATGGCTACGTGAAATTCGGCCGTGACTTCAAGAACAAGCGCCGGATCGGCATTGTTCCTGCGGACGAAAGCCTGGAGCCCGTCGAATACATGGTGCCCAAGGGCAAGCACATTCCTGTGGCTGAAGGCGACTTCGTGCAGGTGGGTGACTACATCATGGACGGCAACCCCGCGCCCCACGACATCCTTGCGGTGTTGGGTGTGGAGGCTTTGGCCGACTACATGATCGACGAAGTGCAGGATGTGTACCGACTTCAGGGCGTGAAGATCAACGATAAGCACATTGAGGTTATCGTTCGTCAGATGCTTCAGAAGTGGGAGATCCAGGATTCGGGCGAGACCACGCTGCTGAAAGGTGAGCACGTGGACAAGGCCGAGTTCGACGCCGCCAATGCGAAGGCCGTCCGTGACGGTCGTCGTCCGGCACAGGGTGAGCCGATCTTGTTGGGCATCACCAAGGCGTCGCTGCAAACCCGCAGCTTCATCTCTGCCGCGTCCTTCCAGGAAACCACGCGCGTGCTGACCGAGGCCTCGGTTCAGGGCAAGCGGGACAAACTGGTTGGCCTGAAAGAGAACGTCATCGTGGGTCGTCTGATCCCGGCGGGTACCGGTGGGGCCACCCACGACGTGGAGCGGATCGCGAAGTCGCGTGACCAAGTCGTCATCGATGCGGCGCAGGCAGAGGCGGAAGCCGCTGCAGCCCTGGCCGCACCCGTGCCGGAAGAAGAGACCACAGGCGACGCCGCCGAATAAGGCTGTCGTTTTGAAATCTGGAAGCGCCCCGTTGGAAACAGCGGGGCGTTTTCTGTTGCAAGGGGGTTAGCCGATCACCTCGACCCCGCGCACCAGGATGATCTCGCAGCCGCTGACGATCGAGCCGTCGTCGCGCGTGATCGACGAGCGCCAAGGGGACGTGGTCTCGCCGGTGACATTGACCAGGAAGCCGGTAATCCGGACGCGCTGCCCAATCTCAACAGCCAGAAGCGCCTCGCGGACCGTATCGGAGGCCGGGATAAGATGGTTATTCGTGATGTGGCGTGCCCAATCCTGTGGAAGGGCGCTGATATCGTCGGTTCGGGAATGCAGCACCCGCCGCCCGGCGGTGAAGCGCATGCTGTCGATCGCATCGCCCTCGGCCAGATCGCCCCAGACAATGCCCAGATCAAGCGGTGAGATCTGGTTCACCCCGCGCCCCCGGAACACGCGCCGGGACACGACCACGCCGTCCAGCGCATACGCGAAAAGCAATTCGGCCTGAAACCCCGCCGCCACGTCGACGATCTGCGTCGGCACATCGGTTTGCAGGGGCTCCCCACCGGGATCTTCTGCAACCGGGATCAGGGGAAATCGTGTCTCATCCAAGGTGAGGGCGGGACCGGGTGGCGACCCGCTGCTTGCAGCAAGCGACAGCACCCCCGCGAACATGACGCCGCAGATCAGCAAGGGCATATCGCTGGAATCCAACATGGGCGTCGCCTCCGTCCTTGGTCACGGCATGGGGCCTATCACCGATACGGGGCAAAACTGCGTCGACCGCCTAGCGGAAATGCGGCGAAGGCACGGGTTTGCACGACGCCTTTGCAGTGGGGGCGGCCTCGGCTACGTTGGCAGTCCCACGGCAACGGAGTGGTCCATGATGTCAGATGCCAACACCCCGATTGACTACATCGAGTTCACCTCGCCTGAATTGGAGAAGACCCAAGCCTTCTTCACCGAGGCTTTCGGATGGAGCTATGTCGACTATGGCCCCGACTATAAGGACATCCAGGGCGCGGGCCTTGGGGGCGGGGTGGAACGTGGGCCCTTGCGTGCGCCGCTGCCGGTCCTCAAGGCCGATGATCTGGAGGCCATGCTGGCGCGGGTGAAGGCCGCAGGGGCCGAGATTACGCAGGAGATATTCGAGTTCCCCGGCGGGCGGCGGTTCCAGTTCCGTGAACCCGGCGGGACAGAGATGGCGGTTTGGACCACGGTGGACGACAATGGATGAGCTTGGCGACATCGCCGCCGCCGTCAAAGCCCTTGCGACCCAGATCGCGCCCGGCGTGGGCTTTGACCCCAAGTACGGCGGAGAGGTCATGGTCCCCGACCCCGCGCAGCCCAAGGCCTTCGTGGGGGGCGTCTTCATCTACAAGGACCACGTGTCGGTCGAATTCTCGGAAGGGGCCAGCCTGCGCGATCCGGGTGGTCATCTGGAGGGGAAGGGCAAGGCACGCCGGCATGTGAAGCTGCGCACGTTTGGGGATATCGACGGCAAGGACCTTGCCGGGTTCCTGCGCCAAGCCCTTGCCTGACCCATGGGGGATTCCCCATTGAAGCCAATTGGCCTAACTTCTGCCATATCGGGCGGGTAGGGGCGTTTCATGGGCGTTGTGAACAAGATCATCGGCGTGTGCCGTTTCTCCTACCTCGGTGATGCGGGTTTTCGCACGTTGAAAGGCGGCGCTGAAGAGGCCGCGAAGACGCTCTATGCGCCGGGTCGCATGCAACGCCGTTTTGCCTATTTCGAGAATATTTGCCTGCCGTCGCTGGCCGTGCAGACAGACCCTGATTTCGTGCTCGTCGCCCTGATCGGCGACACGATGCCGTTCCATTTCCGCAAGCGTTTGAAGCGGCTGGCGGAAAAATATCCATTCCTGCGCATCGCCACGCTGGAAGCTGCCGGTCCGCTGAACTCTACCCGCCGCGCGTTCCGGCGCGGCCTTGACGATGAAGAGGCCGATTTCATCACGGGTTTCCGGCTGGATGACGACGACGCCGTCGGGATCGACTATATTGAACGGACGCGAGAGGTGTCTGACACCCTGATCAAGCTGGGGTGGGCCACGAAAGATGTGCCCGCCGCCGTGTGTTTCCACCGCGGCATCTATTGGGACATGAAGCGCGACGAAGACCAGTTCTGGGACTACTCGGAACCGCAGCCCCTTGGGCTGGCCGCCGCGATGATCCACCACCCCGACAGCCAGCATAACATCTACCGCTGGAACCACCGCAAGCTGGCGTGCAATGCGCGCTGCTGGATCGACCCGCACGAATACATGTTCGTGCGCACGCTGCATGGCCATAACGACAGTGACCGTTCCATCCCGCCCGGCGCGCGGCAACTGCCCGATTGGCAGGCGCGCAAACTGTTTCGCGAACGCTTCGGGCTGAACCCCAAGCGGCTTCTGCCGATGATGAAGAAGTTGCAGGAAGAGGGCTCGGGCATGGCGCGGAAGCTGGCGGCAGCGGCGCGGGCCGAGATGGACGACGATGTGGACGGCGAGGCGGAATGACCCCGAACCTCAAGGGGTCCCTTTTCATGATGGGATCCATGGCCGCCTTCACGTTGAACGACACCGTCGTGAAACTGCTTGCCGAGGATTTGCCGCTGTTCCAGATCGTCTTTCTGCGCGGGCTTCTGACGACGGTGATGCTGACGGCGACGGTAGCGGCCTTTGGCAAGTTGAGCTTCCGCATCCCGCGCGGGGATCGGGGCAAGCTGGCGCTGCGCACCCTGTTCGAGATCATCGCCATGGTGACGTTCCTGACCGCGCTGGTGAACATGCAGATCGCCAATGCCACCGCGATCCTGTCGGCGCTGCCGCTGGCCGTGACCCTTGGTGCGCTGCTCTTTTTCCGGGAACCCGTCGGCTGGCGCAGGCTTAGCGCCATATGCGTCGGGGCCTTCGGTGTCTTGCTGATCGTCCAGCCGGGGGCGGCGGGGTTCAACATCTACTCGCTTCTGGCGCTGATCACGGTTGTCCTTGTCGCGGGAAGGGACCTTGTGACCCGCAGCTTTTCAGACGGGTTGCCGTCGATGACCATCGCGGTCGTCACCGCACTTGCGATCTGCCTGTTTGGGGGCGTGATGTCGGTGACAGAGGAGTGGGTGCGCCCCAGCGCGACACACTTCGCCCTATTGACGTTGGCGTCGTGCTTCATCATCGGCGGCTATGTCTTTTCCATCCTCGTCATGCGCGTCGGAGAGGTCGCCGTGACCGCGCCGTTCCGCTATACCTCACTTGTCTTCGCGCTGGTCCTGGGGTGGGTGTTCTTCGCCGAGTTTCCCAATGCGCTGGCGTTGACAGGCGGGGCGATCGTGGTGGCGACGGGGGTGTTCACGCTGATCCGGGAAAGGCAGGTGAAAGATGGCTGAGGGCGTTCTGATCCAGGGGCTGTGCCGGTTCTCGTTCCCCTGTACGGGGGGATTCAAGAAATACCACACCAGCCTGGAAGAGCGGCGCGCGGCGCTTTATGCGCGTCAGCGGCTGGACGAGCGGACATTGTGGTTCGAGCATATCTTCCTGCCGCCCTTGCGCGCGCAATCGGACAAGGATTTCACCCTGCACCTGCTGTTGGGGGAGGACTTCCCCGATCCGTGGCGGTCCCGCGTTGAGGCAGCGATCGCGGATGTGCCGCAGGTCAAGGCCCATTGGCGCGAGCCGGGCGATCATCGGGCCATTTGCCGGGATGTGATGTGGGGCGGGCGGGACCTCAACCGGGCCGTGGTGGCAGAGTTCCGGCTGGATGACGATGACGCCGTCGCGGTCGACTACGTGCACCAACTGCGCCGCGGCTGGGGCAAGGTTGCGCGGTTGGCGAATTTTCACGGGCGCGTGGCGCTGGACCACGGCAAAGGCATGGTGCTGGAGGCGCAGGAGGACGGGTCGATCAAACCGCACCTGCTGAACACGCACTGCTGGTCGGCGGGATTGGCGATCTACCTCAAGCCCGACGACGAGGCCATCGTGATGGACTTCCCGCACCACAAGATCTGGGCAAGGGTGCCCTTCGTGAACCTGACCGACAGCCTGATGTTCATCCGCGGCGATCACGCCCATAACGACGCCAAGACGCCCTTCGGGGCGGGCCAACCGATCCCGTTCAAGGACGAGGATATTGCGCCCATGATCGAGCGTCGCTTCGCCATTGATTTTCCTGCGTTCCAGGCTGAATGGAAGGCGCTGGCCCGCTAGGGGGTGGGTGCTGTTGACACCCCCCGAGACTCCGCCTATACGGCGCGCATCTGGCTAGGACGCACCTTGTGTCCCGTAATGCCAAACTACAGTTCTGAGTGGCCACGATCCGGGCAATTTGATCGCCTTGATCCTCTGGAAATTCGACCGCGGCGTCCTCCAGGTAGGGAAGGGACACTCGCGGTTTTGGTGTTGTCCGTGCGGTTTGGCCGCGCATGGGGCGCCAGATGTGAAGATGAGCAAACCGGGGAGACCCCATGCCAACGATTCAACAGCTGATCCGCAAGCCGCGGCAGCCCAAAGTAAAGCGCTCCAAGTCCCAGCACATGGAAGGCTGCCCGCAGAAGCGCGGCGTCTGCACGCGCGTCTATACCACCACGCCGAAGAAGCCGAACTCGGCCATGCGGAAAGTCGCCAAGGTGCGTCTGACCAATGGCTTCGAGGTCATCAGCTACATCCCCGGTGAAAGCCACAACCTTCAGGAGCACTCTGTTGTCCTGATCCGTGGCGGTCGTGTGAAAGACCTTCCCGGTGTGCGTTACCACATCCTTCGCGGTGTACTCGATACGCAAGGCGTCAAAGACCGTCGCCAGCGTCGTTCGAAGTACGGCGCCAAGCGCCCCAAATAAGAAGAGGATTGAGCGATGTCGCGTCGTCACGCCGCCGAAAAACGCCAGGTCCTGCCCGACGCCAAGTTTGGCGATATGGTCCTGACCAAATTCATGAACAACCTGATGATCGACGGCAAGAAAGCCGTCGCTGAGCGGATTGTTTACAACGCCTTTGATCGTGTTGAAGGCAAGTTGAAGCGGGCCCCCGTGGAAGTGTTCCACGAAGCCCTCGAAAACATCAAACCCGCGGTCGAGGTTCGCTCTCGCCGTGTGGGGGGTGCCACCTACCAGGTGCCCGTCGATGTGCGCCCCGAGCGTCGTGAAGCATTGGCCATTCGTTGGCTGATCAACGCGTCCCGCTCGCGCAATGAGAATACCATGGAAGAGCGTCTGGCCGGTGAGTTGGTCGATGCCGTCAACATGCGTGGTTCCGCTGTGAAGAAGCGCGAAGACACCCACAAGATGGCCGACGCCAACCGTGCGTTCAGCCACTACCGCTGGTAAGCGAACCCGTGATCCCCGTATCGGGGGTCACAAAACGTTTCAAACTTTAGTCTTAGGACACCCCCATGGCACGCGATTATCCCCTCGAGCGCTACCGGAACTTCGGAATCATGGCCCACATCGATGCGGGCAAGACCACCTGTTCCGAGCGGATTCTGTACTACACAGGCAAATCCCACAACATTGGTGAGGTGCACGATGGTGCGGCCACCATGGACTGGATGGAGCAGGAGCAGGAGCGGGGCATCACGATCACCTCGGCTGCCACCACGACATTCTGGGAGCGGACCGAAAACGGCACAGAGCCCGATTCCGAAAAGCACCGTCTGAACATCATCGACACCCCCGGCCACGTTGACTTCACCATTGAAGTCGAGCGTTCGCTGGCCGTTCTTGACGGCGCCGTTTGCGTGCTGGACGCCAACGCCGGTGTGGAGCCGCAGACCGAAACGGTGTGGCGCCAGGCCGACCGTTACAAGGTTCCTCGGATGGTGTTCGTCAACAAGATGGACAAGATCGGCGCGGACTTCTTCAACTGCGTTCGCATGATCGAGGACCGCACCGGCGCCCGCGCCGTGCCCGTCGGTATCCCGATCGGCGCAGAGACCGAGCTGGAAGGTCTGATCGACCTCGTGACCATGGAAGAGTGGCTGTGGCAAGGCGAAGATCTGGGTGCATCCTGGATCAAGGCGCCGATCCGTGCCGAGCTTCAGGACATGGCCAACGAGTGGCGTGCCAAGATGATCGAGGCTGCCGTCGAAATGGACGACGACGCCATGGAAAACTACCTCATGGATGGTGCCGAGCCTGACGTGCCGACCCTGCGCGCCCTGCTGCGCAAGGGCACGCTCGCCATGGCCTTCGTGCCGGTCCTGGGTGGCTCGGCGTTCAAGAACAAAGGTGTACAGCCCCTGCTGAACGCCGTGGTCGATTACCTGCCGAGCCCGCTCGACGTGGTTGATTACATGGGCTTCAAGCCCGGCGATGAGACGGAAACCCGTAACATCCCCCGCCGCGCCGACGACGACATGGCGTTCTCGGGTCTTGCGTTCAAAATCATGAACGACCCCTTCGTGGGCTCCCTCACGTTTGTCCGGATCTACTCCGGTCAGCTGCGTAAGGGCGACAACATGATCAACTCGACCAAAGGCAACAACGAGCGTGTCGGTCGGATGATGATGATGCACTCCAACAACCGCGAAGAGATCGAAGAGGCATTCGCCGGCGACATCATCGCGCTGGGTGGCCTGAAGAACACCACGACCGGTGACACGCTGTGCGACAAGAACGACCCCGTCGTTCTGGAAACCATGACGTTCCCCGAGCCGGTGATCGAGATCGCGGTCGAGCCCAAGACGAAGGCCGACCAGGAGAAGATGGCGATGGCGCTGCAGCGTCTGTCGGCAGAAGATCCTTCGTTCCGCGTCGAAACGGACCTCGAGTCCGGCCAGACCATCATGCGTGGCATGGGCGAACTTCACCTCGACATCCTCGTCGACCGCATGAAGCGCGAGTTCAAGGTCGAAGCCAACATCGGTGCGCCGCAGGTGGCCTACCGGGAGACCATCGGCCACGAGGTCGAGCACACCTACACGCACAAGAAGCAGTCGGGTGGTTCGGGTCAGTACGCCGAGGTCAAGCTGCTCATCCAGCCGACCGAGCCGGGCGAAGGGTACTCGTTCGAGTCGAAGATCGTTGGTGGCGCGGTGCCGAAGGAATACATCCCCGGCGTCGAGAAGGGCATCAAGTCCGTCATGGACAGCGGTCCGCTTGCGGGCTTCCCCGTGATCGACTTCAAGGTGCAACTGCTGGACGGCAAGTTCCACGACGTGGACTCCTCGGTTCTCGCGTTCGAAATCGCAGCTCGGATGGGCATGCGTGAAGGGATGCGGAAAGCGGGCGCCAAACTGCTGGAGCCGATCATGAAGGTCGAGGTGATCACGCCGGAAGATTACACCGGTGGCATCATCGGCGATCTGACGTCGCGTCGTGGTCAGGTGCAGGGTCAGGATACGCGCGGCAACGCCATCGCGATCGACGCCTTCGTGCCTCTGGCCAACATGTTCGGCTACATCAACACGCTGCGCTCCATGTCTTCGGGCCGCGCGCAGTTCTCGATGCAGTTCGACCACTACGAGCCCGTTCCGCAGAACATCTCGGACGAGATCCAAGCGAAATACGCCTAAGCGGCGGGGCGGATTTCCCGCCCGCCCCACCCATGCGCATCCGAATGGATGCGCGAGACACTTCAAGGAGGCCATCATGGCAAAGGAAAAGTTTGAACGCTCTAAGCCGCATGTGAACATCGGCACGATTGGGCACGTTGACCACGGCAAGACGACGCTGACGGCGGCGATCACGAAGCAGTATGGCGATTTTCAGGACTACGCGTCGATCGACTCGGCCCCTGAGGAGCGCGCGCGCGGGATCACGATCTCGACGGCGCACGTGGAGTACGAGACGGACACGCGCCACTACGCGCACGTCGACTGCCCCGGCCACGCCGACTACGTGAAGAACATGATCAC
It contains:
- the rpoC gene encoding DNA-directed RNA polymerase subunit beta'; this encodes MNQELTNNPFNPLTPPKAFDEIKVSLASPERILSWSYGEIKKPETINYRTFKPERDGLFCARIFGPIKDYECLCGKYKRMKYRGVVCEKCGVEVTLQKVRRERMGHIELAAPVAHIWFLKSLPSRIGLMLDMTLRDLERILYFENYVVIEPGLTDLQYGQLMGEEEFMDAQDAYGADAFQANIGAEAIREMLAAIDLESEANQLREDLKEATGELKPKKIIKRLKIVESFLESGNRPEWMVMTVVPVIPPELRPLVPLDGGRFATSDLNDLYRRVINRNNRLKRLIELRAPDIIIRNEKRMLQESVDALFDNGRRGRVITGANKRPLKSLSDMLKGKQGRFRQNLLGKRVDFSGRSVIVTGPELKLHQCGLPKKMALELFKPFIYSRLEAKGLSSTVKQAKKLVEKERPEVWDILDEVIREHPVLLNRAPTLHRLGIQAFEPVLIEGKAIQLHPLVCSAFNADFDGDQMAVHVPLSLEAQLEARVLMMSTNNVLSPANGAPIIVPSQDMILGLYYVTLAREGMKGEGMIFADVDEVRHALDAGEIHLHSKITARLPQIDEEGNEIMVRYETTPGRVLLGALLPLNAKAPFDLVNRLLRKKEVQQVIDTVYRYCGQKESVIFCDQIMTMGFREAFKAGISFGKDDMVIPDTKWDLVGEARDQVKEFEQQYMDGLITQGEKYNKVIDAWSKVNDKVTDAMMGTISASKRDENGAEMEPNSVYMMAHSGARGSVTQMKQLGGMRGLMAKPNGEIIETPIISNFKEGLTVLEYFNSTHGARKGLSDTALKTANSGYLTRRLVDVAQDCIVRMDDCGTELTIKAEAAVNDGEVVASLAERILGRTAGEDVFIPGTDEIIVAKGELIDERKADAVEAAGVTTMQMRSPLTCEAEEGVCATCYGRDLARGTKVNTGEAVGIIAAQSIGEPGTQLTMRTFHIGGVAQGGQQSFQEVNVDGKVELRNANLLKNAAGENVVMGRNMVLAIMDEQGSERASFKLGYGTNVLVEDGAMVTRGDRLFEWDPYTLPIIAEAAGTAKFVDLISGISIRDETDDATGMTQKIVSDWRTAPKGNELKPEIIIVGEDGEPMRNDQGNPVTYTMSVDAILSIEEGQSVKAGDVIARIPREGAKTKDITGGLPRVAELFEARRPKDHAIIAEIDGYVKFGRDFKNKRRIGIVPADESLEPVEYMVPKGKHIPVAEGDFVQVGDYIMDGNPAPHDILAVLGVEALADYMIDEVQDVYRLQGVKINDKHIEVIVRQMLQKWEIQDSGETTLLKGEHVDKAEFDAANAKAVRDGRRPAQGEPILLGITKASLQTRSFISAASFQETTRVLTEASVQGKRDKLVGLKENVIVGRLIPAGTGGATHDVERIAKSRDQVVIDAAQAEAEAAAALAAPVPEEETTGDAAE
- a CDS encoding VOC family protein, coding for MMSDANTPIDYIEFTSPELEKTQAFFTEAFGWSYVDYGPDYKDIQGAGLGGGVERGPLRAPLPVLKADDLEAMLARVKAAGAEITQEIFEFPGGRRFQFREPGGTEMAVWTTVDDNG
- a CDS encoding DUF1801 domain-containing protein, giving the protein MDELGDIAAAVKALATQIAPGVGFDPKYGGEVMVPDPAQPKAFVGGVFIYKDHVSVEFSEGASLRDPGGHLEGKGKARRHVKLRTFGDIDGKDLAGFLRQALA
- a CDS encoding putative rhamnosyl transferase; its protein translation is MGVVNKIIGVCRFSYLGDAGFRTLKGGAEEAAKTLYAPGRMQRRFAYFENICLPSLAVQTDPDFVLVALIGDTMPFHFRKRLKRLAEKYPFLRIATLEAAGPLNSTRRAFRRGLDDEEADFITGFRLDDDDAVGIDYIERTREVSDTLIKLGWATKDVPAAVCFHRGIYWDMKRDEDQFWDYSEPQPLGLAAAMIHHPDSQHNIYRWNHRKLACNARCWIDPHEYMFVRTLHGHNDSDRSIPPGARQLPDWQARKLFRERFGLNPKRLLPMMKKLQEEGSGMARKLAAAARAEMDDDVDGEAE
- a CDS encoding DMT family transporter produces the protein MTPNLKGSLFMMGSMAAFTLNDTVVKLLAEDLPLFQIVFLRGLLTTVMLTATVAAFGKLSFRIPRGDRGKLALRTLFEIIAMVTFLTALVNMQIANATAILSALPLAVTLGALLFFREPVGWRRLSAICVGAFGVLLIVQPGAAGFNIYSLLALITVVLVAGRDLVTRSFSDGLPSMTIAVVTALAICLFGGVMSVTEEWVRPSATHFALLTLASCFIIGGYVFSILVMRVGEVAVTAPFRYTSLVFALVLGWVFFAEFPNALALTGGAIVVATGVFTLIRERQVKDG
- a CDS encoding putative rhamnosyl transferase, which gives rise to MAEGVLIQGLCRFSFPCTGGFKKYHTSLEERRAALYARQRLDERTLWFEHIFLPPLRAQSDKDFTLHLLLGEDFPDPWRSRVEAAIADVPQVKAHWREPGDHRAICRDVMWGGRDLNRAVVAEFRLDDDDAVAVDYVHQLRRGWGKVARLANFHGRVALDHGKGMVLEAQEDGSIKPHLLNTHCWSAGLAIYLKPDDEAIVMDFPHHKIWARVPFVNLTDSLMFIRGDHAHNDAKTPFGAGQPIPFKDEDIAPMIERRFAIDFPAFQAEWKALAR
- the rpsL gene encoding 30S ribosomal protein S12, with the protein product MPTIQQLIRKPRQPKVKRSKSQHMEGCPQKRGVCTRVYTTTPKKPNSAMRKVAKVRLTNGFEVISYIPGESHNLQEHSVVLIRGGRVKDLPGVRYHILRGVLDTQGVKDRRQRRSKYGAKRPK
- the rpsG gene encoding 30S ribosomal protein S7, giving the protein MSRRHAAEKRQVLPDAKFGDMVLTKFMNNLMIDGKKAVAERIVYNAFDRVEGKLKRAPVEVFHEALENIKPAVEVRSRRVGGATYQVPVDVRPERREALAIRWLINASRSRNENTMEERLAGELVDAVNMRGSAVKKREDTHKMADANRAFSHYRW
- the fusA gene encoding elongation factor G yields the protein MARDYPLERYRNFGIMAHIDAGKTTCSERILYYTGKSHNIGEVHDGAATMDWMEQEQERGITITSAATTTFWERTENGTEPDSEKHRLNIIDTPGHVDFTIEVERSLAVLDGAVCVLDANAGVEPQTETVWRQADRYKVPRMVFVNKMDKIGADFFNCVRMIEDRTGARAVPVGIPIGAETELEGLIDLVTMEEWLWQGEDLGASWIKAPIRAELQDMANEWRAKMIEAAVEMDDDAMENYLMDGAEPDVPTLRALLRKGTLAMAFVPVLGGSAFKNKGVQPLLNAVVDYLPSPLDVVDYMGFKPGDETETRNIPRRADDDMAFSGLAFKIMNDPFVGSLTFVRIYSGQLRKGDNMINSTKGNNERVGRMMMMHSNNREEIEEAFAGDIIALGGLKNTTTGDTLCDKNDPVVLETMTFPEPVIEIAVEPKTKADQEKMAMALQRLSAEDPSFRVETDLESGQTIMRGMGELHLDILVDRMKREFKVEANIGAPQVAYRETIGHEVEHTYTHKKQSGGSGQYAEVKLLIQPTEPGEGYSFESKIVGGAVPKEYIPGVEKGIKSVMDSGPLAGFPVIDFKVQLLDGKFHDVDSSVLAFEIAARMGMREGMRKAGAKLLEPIMKVEVITPEDYTGGIIGDLTSRRGQVQGQDTRGNAIAIDAFVPLANMFGYINTLRSMSSGRAQFSMQFDHYEPVPQNISDEIQAKYA